One genomic window of Deinococcus radiotolerans includes the following:
- a CDS encoding arsinothricin resistance N-acetyltransferase ArsN1 family A gives MTLHRPRPATPADAADIARIYTQGIEDRSSTFETRPRTAQDITPWFDGTHPIVVVERGDQVTAFASTSLYRPRDCYAGIAEFSVYVDRAQRGTGAGKAAMQALIPAAQAAGYWKLLSRVFPENAASRALLASLGFREVCTYERHGQLDGVWKDVVIVEKLLSGEDGPWTRGSGPVGHASTVKMWP, from the coding sequence GACCCCGCCCCGCCACCCCAGCCGACGCCGCCGACATCGCCCGCATCTACACCCAGGGCATCGAAGACCGCAGCAGCACCTTCGAAACCCGCCCCCGCACCGCCCAGGACATCACCCCCTGGTTCGACGGCACCCACCCCATCGTCGTGGTGGAACGTGGGGACCAGGTCACCGCCTTTGCCAGCACCAGCCTCTACCGGCCGCGCGACTGCTACGCCGGCATCGCCGAGTTCAGCGTGTACGTGGACCGCGCCCAGCGGGGCACGGGCGCCGGGAAGGCCGCCATGCAGGCCCTGATTCCCGCCGCGCAGGCCGCCGGGTACTGGAAGCTCCTGTCCCGCGTGTTCCCCGAGAACGCGGCCAGCCGGGCGCTCCTGGCGTCCCTGGGCTTCCGCGAGGTCTGCACCTACGAGCGGCATGGCCAACTGGACGGCGTCTGGAAGGACGTGGTGATCGTCGAGAAACTGCTGTCAGGGGAGGATGGCCCCTGGACCCGAGGTTCGGGCCCGGTGGGCCATGCGAGCACCGTGAAGATGTGGCCGTGA
- a CDS encoding DUF2171 domain-containing protein, whose product MNSPIQQYRPVMCADGHTHGQLDRIGGDNLKRTKDERGPHHWRP is encoded by the coding sequence ATGAACAGCCCGATCCAGCAGTACAGGCCCGTCATGTGCGCTGACGGCCACACCCACGGCCAGCTCGACCGCATCGGCGGTGACAACCTCAAACGCACCAAAGACGAGCGCGGGCCGCACCACTGGCGGCCGTGA